A window from Malania oleifera isolate guangnan ecotype guangnan chromosome 7, ASM2987363v1, whole genome shotgun sequence encodes these proteins:
- the LOC131160760 gene encoding secreted RxLR effector protein 161-like: protein MKDVPYASVVGSLMYAQTCTRPDISFAIGMLGRYQSNLGMIHWKAAKKVLRYLQGTKDHKLMYRRSSHLEVVGYSNSDFVGCVDTRKSTFGYVYLLAGGAISWKSAKQSIIVASTMEAEFVACFEATVQTNWSRNFILGLGIVDSIANPL from the coding sequence ATGAAGGATGTTCCTTATGCATCTGTTGTTGGGAGCTTAATGTACGCTCAAACGTGCACTAGGCCAGATATTAGCTTTGCAATTGGAATGCTCGGTAGATATCAAAGTAATCTAGGAATGATTCACTGGAAGGCCGCAAAGAAAGTTTTGAGATACTTGCAAGGAACAAAAGATCACAAGCTTATGTATCGAAGGTCTAGTCATCTTGAGGTGGTTGGATATTCGAATTCTGATTTTGTTGGATGTGTGGATACAAGAAAGTCCACATTTGGCTATGTATACTTGCTAGCCGGTGGAGCAATTTCATGGAAGAGTGCGAAGCAGTCAATAATTGTTGCGtccactatggaagctgaatttgtagCTTGCTTTGAGGCTACAGTTCAAACTAATTGGTCGCGGAACTTTATTTTAGGACTTGGAATAGTTGACAGTATTGCCAATCCGCTataa
- the LOC131160189 gene encoding probable small nuclear ribonucleoprotein F, giving the protein MAATAQTIPVNPKPFLNNLTGKPVIVKLKWGMEYKGYLVSVDSYMNLQLANSEEYIDGQFTGNLGEILIRCNNVLYLRGVPEDEEIEDADQD; this is encoded by the exons ATGGCTGCAACCGCTCAG ACCATACCGGTTAACCCAAAACCCTTTTTGAACAATTTGACTGGAAAGCCTGTCATTGTAAAGCTTAAATGGGGAATGGAATACAAAG GTTACCTTGTCTCAGTTGATTCATATATGAATCTGCAG CTGGCCAATTCTGAAGAGTATATTGATGGTCAATTCACGGGTAATCTTGGAGAGATTCTTATCAG GTGTAACAATGTTCTCTATCTGCGTGGGGTACCCGAAGATGAAGAAATTGAGGATGCAGACCAAGATTAG